A stretch of the Rosa rugosa chromosome 5, drRosRugo1.1, whole genome shotgun sequence genome encodes the following:
- the LOC133709997 gene encoding uncharacterized protein LOC133709997, protein MAVTLSASASPLTSKLILGKTLLRFSPKHSHPFTPQTKQPPFNPNGLIKLHSLRPVVPILKASPPRASSNGFEEDEVLSIFQERPVKFGLWVLLWASVSLAWFAASGDANAAATAAAAAADSIRASSFGLKIANGLRGLGWPDEAVVFALATLPVIELRGAIPVGYWLQLKPVMLTVLAVLGNMVPVPFIILYLKRFASFLAGKNKAASQFLDLLFEKAKKKAGPVEEFQWLGLMLFVAVPFPGTGAWTGAIVASILDMPFWSAVSANFFGVVLAGLLVNLLVNLGLKYAIVTGIVLFFISTFMWSILRNLKKSLSSST, encoded by the exons ATGGCTGTAACTCTATCAGCCTCAGCATCTCCATTAACATCAAAATTGATTCTTGGCAAAACCCTCCTCAGATTTTCACCAAAACACTCCCACCCTTTCACTCCCCAAACCAAACAACCCCCATTCAATCCAAATGGACTCATAAAGCTTCATTCTTTACGCCCAGTAGTCCCTATTCTGAAAGCTTCTCCTCCACGAGCTTCTTCAAATGGGTTTGAGGAAGATGAGGTCTTGTCAATTTTCCAAGAACGGCCGGTCAAATTTGGGCTTTGGGTGTTGCTTTGGGCCTCTGTTTCACTTGCTTGGTTTGCTGCTTCCGGGGATGCCAATGCAGCTGCCACTgccgctgctgctgctgctgattCGATTAGAGCTTCCTCTTTCGGCCTGAAGATTGCAAATGGGCTTCGGGGTTTGGGCTGGCCTGATGAGGCTGTGGTGTTTGCATTGGCTACGCTTCCGGTGATTGAGCTTCGTGGGGCTATTCCTGTTGGTTATTGGTTGCAACTCAAGCCTGTTATGCTAACTGTTCTAGCTGTTCTTGG GAACATGGTTCCTGTGCCCTTCATCATACTTTACTTGAAGAGATTTGCATCTTTCCTTGCTGGAAAGAATAAAGCTGCATCTCAGTTCCTTGACTTATTGTTTGAGAAGGCTAAAAAGAAAGCTGGCCCTGTAGAGGAGTTCCAATGGCTTGGTCTGATGTTGTTTGTGGCTGTGCCTTTCCCGGGAACAGGAGCATGGACAGGAGCCATTGTAGCTTCTATTCTTGATATGCCATTTTGGTCAGCAGTGTCCGCAAATTTCTTTGGTGTTGTGTTGGCTGGGCTTCTAGTGAATTTGCTGGTGAACCTTGGTCTCAAATATGCTATTGTTACTGGTATTGTTCTCTTCTTTATCTCTACGTTCATGTGGAGCATCCTTCGGAATCTTAAGAAGTCCTTAAGCTCATCAACTTGA
- the LOC133709355 gene encoding homeobox-leucine zipper protein HAT5-like, protein MVGGKRYGASSDMNAVFQHERPPCSSDVLESLWIPTSSSSFHGSNSMVNFENVSGGDSMDKSLFQPIDKEENGDDDYEGSLLHQPGKKRRLTVDQVQFLEKNFELENKLEPDRKVQLAKELSLEPRQIAIWFQNRRARFKTKQLEKDYDSLRASYDKLKADHDKLLKQNGNLKNEVDSLKDKLLLREKGKENLESNDDGINSPKMDIQNAIPNNTADVYVPIMVCKQEDASSAKSDVFDSDSPHCTENHSLLLEPTTTADSSHGFEPADHSDFSQDNEDDNSLTGSLLHLPPPCFLKLEDIYYDDPPAISSNFGLIPVEDQHPFGFWPY, encoded by the exons ATGGTGGGTGGCAAACGATATGGTGCTTCTTCGGATATGAATGCTGTTTTTCAACACGAAAGGCCTCCTTGCTCTTCTGACGTTCTCGAGTCTCTTTGGATTCccacttcatcttcatcttttcATG GTTCAAATTCAATGGTCAATTTTGAAAATGTTAGCGGTGGAGACTCCATGGACAAGTCACTCTTCCAACCTATTGATAAAGAAGAAAATGGGGATGACGATTACGAAGGTAGCCTGCTGCATCAACCCGGAAAGAAAAGACGACTTACAGTTGATCAAGTTCAGTTTCTAGAGAAGAATTTTGAGCTAGAAAACAAGCTTGAACCAGATAGGAAAGTCCAACTTGCCAAAGAACTTAGCTTGGAGCCTCGCCAAATTGCAATTTGGTTTCAAAACCGGCGGGCTCGGTTTAAGACCAAGCAGCTCGAAAAGGACTATGACTCATTGAGAGCTAGCTATGACAAGCTCAAGGCTGATCATGATAAGCTACTAAAGCAGAATGGAAATTTGAAGAATGAG GTTGATTCCCTCAAGGACAAGTTGcttttgagagagaaaggaaaggaaaatttGGAGTCAAATGATGATGGAATCAATTCGCCAAAAATGGATATCCAAAATGCCATTCCAAATAATACTGCTGATGTTTATGTGCCGATTATGGTATGCAAGCAAGAAGATGCAAGTTCTGCCAAAAGTGATGTGTTCGACTCAGATAGTCCACATTGCACTGAAAACCATTCATTGTTGTTAGAGCCCACTACAACTGCTGATTCCTCTCATGGATTCGAACCTGCTGATCACTCAGATTTCTCACAAGATAATGAAGATGACAACAGCCTCACCGGAAGCCTTTTGCATTTGCCACCACCTTGCTTTTTAAAACTCGAAGACATCTACTATGATGATCCCCCTGCAATTTCTAGTAATTTTGGATTAATCCCAGTAGAAGATCAGCATCCTTTTGGTTTTTGGCCCTACTGA
- the LOC133710061 gene encoding putative pentatricopeptide repeat-containing protein At5g40405: MMSSLRCIAKHPTIALVDSSTTLKDLKQIHTQLLINGVLNYPHLSGNFVATVAVRNPNNLEYSNRILDQCDNPTLFAFNSMIRAYSKSSAPTKSFHFYSRILHSRNNILPDNYTFNFLVRTSAQLSSFETGPSVHGALVKHGFENDPHVQSALIFMYAELGCLEQCHRVFGGIAEPDLVCQTAIVSACTKCGDVDYARQLFDEMPERDPIAWNAMIAGYAQCGKSREALGLFHLMQMEGVRVNEVCMVSVLSACCPLGALDQGRWAHAYIERNKVRMTVTLGTALLDMYAKCGNMSKAMEVFWGMKEKNVYTWSTALGGLAMNGFGEKCLELFSVMEKEGVRPNEVTFVSVLRGCTVVGLVEEGRRHFDSMKEFYGIEPQLEHYGCIVDLYGRAGRLDEALNFINNMPMKPHAGAWGALLHASRMYRNMELGELASRKIVELEDRNHGAYVLLSNIYADSKLYDGVSNVRQNMKAKGVRKLPGCSVIEVDGEVHEFFAGDDKSHPRYNEIEMMLREISWRLKLAGYVANTNPVLFDIEEEEKEDALFKHSEKFAIAFGLISLREGVPIRIVKNLRVCWDCHDVTKMISKIFNREIIVRDRNRFHHFQNGECSCKGYW, encoded by the coding sequence ATGATGAGCTCCTTGAGATGCATAGCAAAACACCCAACAATTGCACTAGTAGACTCATCCACCACTCTCAAAGATCTCAAGCAAATCCACACCCAACTCCTCATCAACGGCGTCCTCAACTATCCTCACCTCTCCGGCAATTTTGTTGCCACCGTTGCCGTCCGGAACCCCAACAATTTGGAATATTCCAACCGAATCCTGGACCAATGTGACAACCCAACTCTCTTCGCCTTCAACTCCATGATCAGAGCCTATTCCAAAAGCTCCGCACCCACTAAAAGCTTTCACTTTTACAGCAGAATCCTCCATTCACGTAACAATATTCTCCCCGATAACTACACATTCAACTTCTTGGTTCGCACTTCTGCGCAGCTTTCGTCATTTGAGACTGGTCCTTCGGTCCATGGTGCATTAGTAAAGCACGGGTTTGAGAATGACCCGCATGTTCAAAGTGCTTTAATATTTATGTATGCGGAATTGGGTTGCTTGGAGCAATGTCATAGAGTGTTTGGCGGCATTGCCGAGCCTGATTTGGTGTGTCAAACTGCTATTGTGAGCGCTTGTACTAAATGCGGGGATGTAGATTATGCACGGCAAttgttcgatgaaatgcctgAGAGAGACCCCATTGCTTGGAATGCGATGATTGCGGGGTACGCGCAATGTGGGAAGTCCAGGGAAGCTTTGGGTTTGTTCCATTTGATGCAAATGGAGGGTGTGAGGGTGAATGAGGTGTGTATGGTTTCGGTGTTATCGGCGTGTTGTCCCTTGGGGGCACTGGATCAAGGGAGATGGGCTCATGCATATATAGAGAGAAACAAGGTGAGGATGACAGTGACATTGGGGACTGCACTCCTTGACATGTATGCGAAATGTGGGAACATGAGTAAGGCCATGGAAGTGTTTTGGGGGATGAAGGAAAAGAATGTGTATACGTGGAGTACTGCCTTGGGGGGACTAGCTATGAATGGCTTTGGTGAGAAGTGTCTTGAGCTTTTCTCAGTCATGGAGAAAGAAGGCGTTCGGCCAAATGAAGTTACCTTTGTTTCGGTTCTTAGGGGTTGTACTGTGGTTGGACTAGTTGAGGAAGGTCGTCGACATTTTGACTCGATGAAAGAATTTTATGGGATTGAACCTCAGCTAGAGCATTATGGGTGCATTGTTGATTTGTATGGCCGAGCTGGGCGTTTAGATGAAGCCCTGAACTTCATTAACAACATGCCAATGAAGCCTCATGCGGGTGCTTGGGGGGCTTTGCTCCACGCTAGTAGAATGTATCGGAATATGGAACTTGGTGAGCTTGCATCGAGAAAGATAGTAGAACTCGAGGACAGGAATCACGGTGCTTATGTGCTTTTGTCCAATATATATGCGGATTCCAAGCTTTATGATGGAGTTAGTAATGTGCGGCAAAATATGAAGGCTAAAGGTGTGAGGAAGCTTCCTGGTTGTAGTGTCATAGAAGTTGATGGGGAAGTTCATGAATTCTTTGCAGGGGACGACAAGTCTCATCCGAGGTataatgaaatcgaaatgatgCTGAGAGAAATCTCCTGGCGGCTGAAATTAGCAGGTTATGTTGCCAATACCAACCCTGTGCTGTTCgatatagaagaagaagagaaagaggatGCATTGTTTAAACACAGCGAGAAGTTTGCCATTGCTTTTGGTTTGATCAGTTTGAGAGAAGGAGTGCCCATTAGGATTGTGAAGAACCTCAGGGTCTGTTGGGATTGTCATGATGTAACAAAAATGATATCCAAGATTTTCAATAGAGAGATAATAGTAAGAGATAGAAATAGGTTTCACCATTTTCAAAATGGTGAGTGCTCTTGTAAGGGTTATTGgtga
- the LOC133710534 gene encoding protein NRT1/ PTR FAMILY 4.6, which produces MEQEQQISSSSSNSSRWEGYVDWRNKPAFRGRHGGMVAASFVLVVEVLENLAYLANASNLVMYLSTYMHLSPSKAANNVTDFMGTAFLLALLGGFLSDAFFTTYHIYLISAVIEFLGLVLLTVQARLPSLKPPPCTPDNPNSPCQEIGGGKAGLLFIGLYMVALGVGGIKGSLPSHGAEQFDESTPQGRKQRSTFFNFFVFSLACGGLIAVTLVVWIEDNKGWEWGFGISTISILLSIPVFLAGSTLYRNKIPCGSPLTTILKVLAAAALNKCITKSPSNAIASMAASPSSPNPIIIRQPDQPQTAIELKHSTTETPTQSLKFLNRAVLNKPLHDSLQCTVQQLEEVKIVLKILPIFACTIMLNCCLAQLSTFSVQQASTMDTKLGSFKVPPASLPIFPVVFIIILAPLYDQFIVPFFRKATKSEMGISHLQRIGIGLALSIIAMAIAALVEIKRKRVASRAAMLDSTEPLPITFFWIALQYLFLGSADLFTLAGLLEFFFTEAPSSMRSLATSLTWASLAMGYYLSSVIVSVVNDVSGEFSDHKWLAGSKLNSYHLERFYWLMCALSGMNFLHYLFWACRYKYRTTGANR; this is translated from the exons ATG GAACAAGAACAGCAGataagcagcagcagcagcaacagctCCAGATGGGAAGGCTATGTAGACTGGAGGAACAAACCCGCCTTCAGAGGCCGCCACGGCGGCATGGTGGCGGCGTCCTTCGTGCTGG TGGTGGAGGTGTTGGAGAACTTGGCGTATCTGGCAAATGCGAGCAATTTGGTGATGTACTTATCTACATATATGCATTTATCTCCATCCAAAGCTGCCAACAATGTCACAGATTTCATGGGCACTGCTTTCCTTCTCGCCCTTCTTGGAGGTTTCTTATCCGATGCCTTTTTCACAACTTATCACATCTACTTGATAAGTGCAGTAATTGAATTCCTG GGTTTAGTCCTACTCACAGTGCAAGCCCGCTTGCCTTCACTAAAGCCACCACCGTGCACTCCGGACAATCCCAACAGTCCATGCCAAGAAATTGGTGGTGGAAAAGCCGGGCTGCTGTTCATAGGTCTATACATGGTGGCGCTCGGTGTTGGAGGGATCAAGGGGTCATTACCAAGTCATGGAGCAGAGCAATTTGATGAGAGCACACCACAAGGAAGGAAGCAGAGATCAACCTTCTTCAACTTCTTCGTCTTCTCTCTCGCTTGCGGCGGCCTGATTGCGGTGACACTAGTGGTGTGGATTGAAGACAAcaaagggtgggaatggggtttCGGAATCTCGACCATCAGCATATTGTTGTCTATACCAGTGTTTCTTGCTGGCTCCACTCTTTACAGGAATAAGATACCCTGTGGAAGTCCCCTAACAACCATTCTAAAG GTCCTGGCCGCTGCCGCACTCAACAAATGCATAACCAAGAGCCCAAGCAATGCCATTGCAAGCATGGCCGCTAGCCCTTCTTCTCCGAACCCAATCATCATAAGGCAACCAGACCAGCCTCAAACCGCCATCGAACTAAAACACTCCACCACCGAAACCCCCACGCAGAGCCTCAAGTTCCTAAACAGAGCCGTCCTCAACAAGCCCCTCCACGACTCGCTCCAATGCACAGTCCAGCAACTTGAAGAGGTCAAAATCGTCCTCAaaatccttcccattttcgccTGCACAATCATGCTCAACTGCTGCCTCGCTCAGCTCTCCACCTTCTCCGTCCAACAAGCCTCCACCATGGACACCAAGCTCGGCTCCTTCAAAGTCCCGCCCGCCTCCCTCCCCATCTTCCCCgtcgtcttcatcatcatccttgcTCCACTCTACGACCAGTTTATCGTCCCCTTCTTCCGAAAAGCCACCAAATCCGAAATGGGCATATCCCACCTCCAGCGCATCGGTATCGGACTAGCCCTCTCCATAATCGCAATGGCCATCGCCGCCCTCGTCGAAATCAAGCGGAAGCGCGTGGCGTCACGCGCCGCCATGCTCGACTCCACCGAGCCGCTGCCCATCACATTCTTCTGGATCGCGCTGCAGTACTTGTTTCTGGGCTCGGCGGACCTGTTCACGCTAGCCGGGCTGTTGGAGTTTTTCTTCACCGAGGCGCCGAGCAGCATGAGGTCGCTGGCCACGTCGCTCACTTGGGCCTCTCTGGCCATGGGATACTACCTCAGCTCCGTCATCGTCTCCGTCGTGAACGACGTCTCCGGCGAGTTTTCCGACCACAAATGGCTAGCGGGAAGCAAGTTGAACAGTTATCATCTGGAGAGGTTCTACTGGCTCATGTGTGCGCTCAGTGGGATGAACTTCTTGCACTACCTGTTCTGGGCCTGCCGGTATAAATACAGAACGACGGGGGCAAATAGGTAA
- the LOC133712940 gene encoding aldehyde oxidase GLOX-like: MAIFKNHAAFSTVFFYVSATLFSLFIASPDSYFNDMSPAPAPTVAPYDGGQWVLLHKSIGVSAMHMQLLKNNKVILFDRTDMGPSNATYPPGAVQCRNYTVRNRTVTDCTPHSLLYDVASDTFRPLVVKSDTWCSSGAVDPNGTLVQTGGYGTGIQAIRTFTPCDDDTCQWVELGVKLLAQRWYATNQILPDGRVIVVGGRRAFNYEFYPKADDKSSKLYNMRFLWETKDFYEENNLYPFLHLLPDGNLFVFANNQSILFDYNNNTVVKKFPAMPGGVKRSYPATGSSVMLPLKMNGVLDNSGQPEVEILICGGSYGGAYYKSNRQKVYIGASASCGRIKLSDPNPNWVMEEMPLPRVMGDMLLLPNGDVLILNGAANGTAGWEDAINPVLHPVLYKTYEPDPSRRFVILNPTTIPRMYHSSCLLLPDGRILVGGSNPHQMYNFRRAFPTELSLEAYLPPYLSPSSAPLRPTIISIEAEGGNIVSYGQEFSVNFGLSVYRPGVAITVALVSPSFTTHSLAMNQRVVVLEVASLKRLSVFDYKITARGPLSTSVAPPGYYMIFIVHAGVPGQALWVKVQ; the protein is encoded by the coding sequence CCCTCTTCTCCCTCTTCATCGCCTCCCCGGACTCCTACTTCAACGACATGTCCCCGGCGCCGGCTCCCACCGTGGCACCATACGACGGCGGGCAGTGGGTTCTTCTCCACAAGAGCATAGGAGTCTCCGCAATGCACATGCAGCTTCTGAAGAACAACAAGGTCATTCTGTTTGACCGAACCGACATGGGGCCCTCCAACGCCACGTACCCCCCCGGCGCCGTTCAATGCCGCAACTACACCGTCCGTAACAGAACCGTAACGGACTGCACCCCTCACTCTCTCTTATACGACGTCGCTTCGGACACCTTCCGCCCCTTGGTCGTGAAATCCGACACGTGGTGCTCGTCCGGCGCGGTGGACCCCAACGGCACGCTTGTCCAGACGGGTGGTTACGGCACTGGGATTCAAGCGATCAGGACTTTCACGCCGTGCGACGACGACACGTGTCAGTGGGTCGAGCTGGGTGTGAAGCTGTTGGCGCAGAGGTGGTACGCGACTAACCAGATTCTCCCCGACGGCCGCGTCATTGTCGTCGGCGGAAGGCGGGCTTTCAACTACGAGTTTTATCCCAAGGCGGACGACAAGTCGTCCAAGCTTTACAACATGAGGTTCTTGTGGGAGACGAAGGACTTTTACGAGGAGAACAATCTTTATCCGTTCTTGCATCTCTTGCCCGACGGCAACCTCTTCGTTTTCGCCAACAACCAGTCGATTCTCTTCGACTACAATAACAACACCGTCGTCAAGAAGTTTCCGGCGATGCCAGGCGGTGTCAAGAGGTCCTACCCGGCTACCGGGTCGTCCGTGATGCTCCCACTCAAGATGAACGGAGTTCTTGACAATTCGGGTCAACCCGAGGTGGAAATCTTGATTTGCGGCGGGTCGTACGGCGGCGCTTACTACAAATCGAACCGGCAGAAAGTGTACATCGGCGCATCCGCCAGCTGCGGCCGGATCAAGCTCTCGGATCCGAACCCGAACTGGGTGATGGAGGAAATGCCGCTGCCACGTGTCATGGGCGACATGCTGCTCTTGCCGAACGGTGACGTTCTCATCCTGAACGGCGCGGCGAACGGAACGGCAGGGTGGGAGGACGCGATCAACCCGGTTTTGCACCCGGTGCTGTACAAGACCTACGAGCCCGACCCGAGTCGCCGGTTTGTGATACTGAACCCGACCACAATCCCCAGAATGTACCACTCCTCGTGTTTGCTGTTGCCAGATGGCAGAATACTAGTGGGAGGGAGCAACCCCCACCAAATGTACAACTTCAGGCGAGCTTTCCCGACCGAGCTGAGCCTGGAGGCGTATCTTCCGCCGTACCTGAGCCCCAGCTCGGCCCCTCTGCGCCCTACGATCATATCCATCGAAGCAGAAGGAGGGAACATCGTATCTTACGGTCAGGAATTCTCCGTCAACTTCGGACTGTCAGTGTACCGGCCTGGGGTGGCGATAACCGTCGCGCTCGTTTCGCCGTCGTTTACGACGCATTCGCTGGCCATGAACCAGAGGGTGGTGGTTTTGGAGGTAGCGAGTCTGAAGCGTTTGTCTGTTTTCGATTACAAGATTACGGCGCGGGGCCCGCTGTCGACATCCGTGGCGCCACCTGGGTATTACATGATATTCATTGTCCACGCTGGAGTTCCAGGTCAGGCTCTGTGGGTCAAGGTGCAGTGA